DNA from Desulfobacterales bacterium:
AAAATGAATCATGTTGGATCCGCTGATGAACCTCCTGCAGGCTAACCCAGAACCCAGAACCTAGTCGGAACCTTTGTCTTTCTTGGACATGCGAGCCAGGGCATCTTTGACCTTCTGTACGCCATGTTTTTTGGCCAGCGCTTCCAATCCGATCTCCAGCTCCTCAGGTTTTTCTTCTGCTTCGCTTTCCTCTTCTGTTTCTTCATACGTGAGGGCGTCATGCGGGCACACCTGAACACACATGGGCACATCGATGGGCGGGTCGTCTTCACACATATCGCATTTGAGCGGCAGGCCCGAATCGGGCTCTTTGAAAAGATCCCTGGACGGGCAGGATACGCCGCAGAAGCTGCATTGGC
Protein-coding regions in this window:
- a CDS encoding (4Fe-4S)-binding protein yields the protein MGCRACEVACSAYHASPKYSSINPARSRIRVVIDELNDCYVPIRGGDYTPSECTGRHSYRIDGKQYSQCSFCGVSCPSRDLFKEPDSGLPLKCDMCEDDPPIDVPMCVQVCPHDALTYEETEEESEAEEKPEELEIGLEALAKKHGVQKVKDALARMSKKDKGSD